A DNA window from Actinokineospora baliensis contains the following coding sequences:
- a CDS encoding helix-turn-helix domain-containing protein, protein MFTTFTTDRVDPAERFESRVLEPRDVLLSMLSFPSVRVQRPEVLIRRSAPEAYQVNLVLDGRAVVAQHGRQAVLEPGDFSVCDTSKPMRGRRVATTGARLALVQVPKARVPLPESGLRALIAVPFDTRSGVGGVFARWVVDALDRAEEFTPADAGVLASVTTDLLTAVLAERLGEARPEDDAGMRRRVHDFIDQELGDPSLTPASVARAHHISLRRLQRLFAEQDTGPAGFIRSRRLERCRRDLADPRAATTPVHTIGTRWGFPDAAHFSRLFRSTFGHSPGEYRRLSRMSNGGAHFDKALIACSTRTWGQAAFAADKSRGEETW, encoded by the coding sequence ATGTTCACCACATTCACCACCGACCGCGTGGATCCGGCCGAGCGGTTCGAGAGCCGAGTCCTCGAACCACGTGACGTGCTGTTGTCGATGCTGAGCTTCCCGTCGGTTCGGGTCCAGCGACCGGAAGTGTTGATCCGCCGCTCGGCCCCGGAGGCGTACCAGGTCAACCTGGTGCTCGACGGTCGTGCTGTCGTCGCGCAGCACGGCAGGCAGGCTGTGCTGGAACCAGGCGACTTCTCCGTCTGCGACACCTCGAAGCCGATGCGCGGCAGGCGTGTCGCCACCACCGGCGCGCGGCTGGCACTCGTGCAGGTCCCGAAGGCACGGGTGCCACTGCCGGAATCCGGGCTGCGCGCGTTGATCGCCGTGCCATTCGACACCCGTAGCGGTGTGGGCGGCGTGTTCGCGCGGTGGGTCGTGGACGCCCTCGACCGCGCGGAGGAGTTCACTCCGGCCGACGCGGGTGTGTTGGCGTCAGTGACCACGGACCTGCTGACCGCGGTACTGGCCGAACGGCTGGGCGAGGCGAGACCCGAGGACGACGCGGGCATGCGCAGGCGCGTCCACGACTTCATCGACCAGGAGTTGGGTGACCCGTCGTTGACCCCGGCGTCGGTCGCGCGCGCCCACCACATCTCGCTACGACGCCTGCAGCGCTTGTTCGCCGAACAGGACACGGGTCCTGCCGGGTTCATCCGGTCCCGGCGGCTCGAGCGCTGCCGCCGCGACCTCGCGGACCCCCGGGCGGCCACCACTCCCGTGCACACCATCGGCACCCGCTGGGGATTCCCCGACGCCGCCCATTTCAGCAGGCTGTTCCGGAGCACATTCGGCCACTCACCCGGTGAATACCGCAGGCTGTCGCGGATGAGCAATGGCGGGGCGCATTTCGACAAAGCGCTCATCGCCTGTTCCACGAGAACCTGGGGGCAAGCGGCATTCGCCGCGGACAAATCGAGAGGGGAAGAGACATGGTGA
- a CDS encoding S8 family peptidase encodes MFATGVAVVCLSGVAVTPAQAQQGQVHAAPGAEVVPGQYIVMLKPDQGSAAKAVVNKHGGKIGRVFRYALNGFTLTATEEQAKRLAADPRVDRVEADAVVHNESTQTTPPWNLDRIDQRTTVLDDNYTYQDGAGVGVTAYVMDTGVRTAHAEFEGRASVGYDAIRDGWNGEDCSTSGHGTHVAGTIGGATYGVAKKVKLVSVRVLSCENNGSISQIIDGVDWLTANATKPAVVNMSLGGGRSVAEETAVKNSINSGLTYVVAAGNDNRDACNASPAALPEAITVGASNPIDERAREWTDPPSTVVNGSNWGRCLDLFAPGESIKSAHNATNTATVVLRGTSMAAPHVAGAVALLLSQSPNLTPAQVTSTILGRATVGVLQAKDLGTDSPNRLLYTGVPAPAVCTFTDDTRQPIPDQGTLTRTADVTTCARKVADTARVRVRAEHPFRGDLSVALIAPNGVERVLRQANGDDAATNLDETYPLTGMSSVDANGKWKLVVKDNYGFDEGALLGWTLTLAEPAVAQPVVTSTAYPADGQAHGGVGVAGSFTFKAGSSVPVAKYSYRLDGEAQPREAIATNSEATVSITPATGGPRTLTVRAVNGVGEPSDAVEHLFIVATSPPPAAPVVSSWDYPADGRPNGGVGLPGVFTFKPGGAETVTQYSYQLDGDAQPTVVPAGGEVSVGVTPGAAGQRTLTVRAVNGGVQSAATTHAFTVSAAGDIVDGTAVSIDGAVVTASIPADKAVRVKFAGTAGDKVGIGVPTNAVSTFVKLWVLDPSGRSLSFDRNGGPGYTPVRGGRSIALPTLPSTGQYSIILDPDGTGTGDAGVQVSRCSSATTDTAAAGSPYNTTRPGQFLDLSFDGDQDTWYDFGVTDKSSSLFLSVDAIDPAGVRIGATQVPLPAGRFRTSAAGKYRVVVGNYFGEATGAAKVWLSKEVSAGDITTSGAGKVMTLTRPGQHARLRFDGTTGQRLGVGYTDVTPANTVTTSVVGPDGSVATPTSSSLEASIPALKATGSHELLVHLGTAIGSLTASLAADVLAGPIAVGGATKQVSVSRAGQHARVTFDGVAGQRVNLGLNGAADQFVRLVKPDGAAVNYGDVLGTADSVSYGPLPSTGTYEVEVSSATNTSATTTLTLSAPADAGTITPGGAAALVSVTRSGQDGQVSFAGVSGDRLRLTFSGSTFALKTFLLTVSKPDGSKLVDRVYRTDQSPYDLPQLPAGGTYVVTVDPSSAGTGSISVGLARVP; translated from the coding sequence TTGTTCGCGACGGGTGTCGCGGTGGTCTGCCTGAGCGGCGTCGCGGTCACGCCCGCTCAGGCGCAGCAGGGGCAGGTGCACGCCGCGCCCGGCGCCGAAGTCGTGCCGGGCCAGTACATCGTGATGCTCAAACCCGACCAGGGCTCCGCCGCCAAAGCGGTGGTGAACAAGCACGGCGGCAAGATCGGGCGGGTCTTCCGATACGCGCTCAACGGGTTCACCCTGACCGCGACCGAGGAGCAGGCCAAGCGCCTCGCCGCTGATCCCCGCGTCGACCGGGTCGAGGCGGACGCTGTGGTGCACAACGAGAGCACGCAGACCACGCCGCCGTGGAACCTCGACCGGATCGACCAGCGCACAACGGTCCTGGACGACAACTACACCTACCAGGACGGCGCAGGCGTCGGGGTGACCGCGTACGTCATGGACACCGGTGTGCGCACCGCGCACGCGGAGTTCGAGGGTCGAGCCAGCGTGGGCTACGACGCGATCCGGGACGGCTGGAACGGCGAGGACTGCAGCACCAGCGGGCACGGCACGCACGTGGCAGGCACCATCGGCGGCGCGACCTACGGCGTGGCCAAGAAGGTCAAGCTGGTGTCGGTGCGGGTGCTCAGCTGCGAGAACAACGGGTCGATCAGCCAGATCATCGACGGCGTCGACTGGCTGACCGCCAACGCCACCAAGCCCGCCGTGGTCAACATGAGCCTCGGCGGCGGCCGGTCGGTCGCCGAGGAGACAGCCGTCAAGAACTCGATCAACTCGGGCTTGACCTACGTCGTGGCGGCGGGCAACGACAACAGGGACGCGTGCAACGCCAGCCCGGCCGCGCTGCCCGAGGCGATCACGGTCGGCGCCAGCAACCCGATCGACGAACGGGCCCGCGAGTGGACCGATCCGCCGAGCACGGTGGTCAACGGGTCGAACTGGGGCAGGTGCCTCGACCTGTTCGCGCCGGGCGAGTCGATCAAGTCCGCGCACAACGCGACCAACACCGCGACGGTGGTGCTGCGCGGCACGTCCATGGCGGCCCCGCACGTGGCGGGCGCGGTGGCGCTGCTGTTGTCCCAGTCGCCGAACCTGACGCCCGCGCAGGTGACCAGCACGATCCTCGGCCGCGCCACGGTCGGTGTGCTGCAGGCGAAGGACCTCGGCACGGACTCGCCGAACCGGCTGCTCTACACCGGAGTCCCTGCGCCCGCGGTGTGCACGTTCACCGACGACACCCGCCAGCCGATCCCGGACCAGGGCACGCTGACCAGGACCGCCGATGTGACGACGTGTGCGCGCAAGGTCGCTGACACGGCCCGGGTTCGTGTGCGCGCCGAGCACCCGTTCCGCGGCGACCTGTCCGTGGCGCTGATCGCTCCCAACGGCGTCGAGCGGGTGCTCAGGCAGGCCAATGGCGACGACGCCGCCACGAACCTCGACGAGACCTATCCGCTGACCGGGATGTCCTCAGTGGACGCGAACGGCAAGTGGAAGTTGGTGGTCAAGGACAACTACGGATTCGACGAGGGGGCGTTGCTCGGCTGGACGCTGACGCTGGCCGAGCCCGCGGTCGCCCAACCGGTGGTCACCTCGACGGCATACCCGGCCGATGGCCAGGCGCACGGCGGGGTCGGTGTAGCTGGGTCGTTCACCTTCAAGGCAGGCAGTTCTGTGCCGGTCGCCAAGTACTCCTACCGCCTTGACGGGGAAGCGCAACCCCGTGAGGCTATCGCGACCAACAGCGAGGCGACGGTGTCCATCACTCCGGCGACTGGCGGACCGAGGACGTTGACGGTGCGTGCGGTCAACGGTGTCGGCGAGCCTTCCGACGCGGTCGAGCACCTGTTCATCGTCGCCACCTCTCCGCCTCCCGCAGCTCCAGTTGTGTCCTCTTGGGACTACCCAGCTGATGGCCGCCCCAACGGCGGGGTCGGGTTGCCGGGCGTGTTCACGTTCAAGCCGGGCGGGGCGGAAACGGTTACCCAGTACTCCTACCAGCTCGACGGTGACGCGCAGCCGACTGTGGTGCCTGCAGGCGGCGAGGTCTCTGTTGGTGTCACGCCAGGTGCTGCCGGGCAACGGACGTTGACGGTCCGCGCGGTCAACGGTGGTGTCCAGTCCGCTGCGACCACGCACGCGTTCACCGTGTCGGCCGCGGGCGACATCGTTGACGGCACAGCGGTCTCGATCGACGGAGCTGTGGTCACCGCGTCCATCCCCGCGGACAAGGCGGTGCGGGTGAAGTTCGCTGGCACCGCGGGCGACAAGGTCGGGATCGGGGTGCCGACCAACGCAGTGTCGACCTTCGTGAAGCTGTGGGTGCTCGACCCTTCTGGTAGGTCGCTGAGCTTCGACAGGAACGGCGGCCCCGGGTACACGCCGGTGCGCGGCGGCCGCAGCATCGCGTTACCCACGTTGCCGTCGACCGGTCAGTACTCGATCATCCTCGATCCCGACGGCACCGGAACCGGCGACGCGGGCGTGCAGGTGTCCAGGTGTTCCAGCGCCACCACCGACACCGCGGCGGCGGGATCGCCGTACAACACCACGCGACCAGGGCAGTTCCTCGACCTGAGCTTCGACGGCGACCAAGACACCTGGTACGACTTCGGCGTCACGGACAAGTCGTCGTCGCTGTTCCTCTCAGTGGACGCGATCGACCCGGCGGGCGTGCGGATCGGCGCCACCCAGGTGCCTCTACCAGCAGGCAGGTTCCGCACTTCGGCGGCGGGCAAGTATCGCGTGGTCGTCGGCAACTACTTCGGCGAGGCAACGGGAGCCGCGAAGGTGTGGCTGTCCAAAGAGGTCTCCGCAGGAGACATCACGACCTCGGGCGCGGGCAAGGTCATGACCCTGACCAGACCGGGACAGCACGCGCGCCTGCGGTTCGACGGGACGACCGGGCAGCGGCTGGGTGTCGGGTACACGGACGTCACGCCTGCGAACACGGTGACGACATCCGTTGTGGGGCCTGATGGTTCCGTGGCCACTCCGACGAGCAGTTCCCTGGAGGCGAGCATCCCGGCGTTGAAGGCCACCGGTAGCCACGAACTCCTCGTACACCTCGGCACGGCGATCGGCTCACTCACGGCATCGCTGGCCGCGGACGTCTTGGCCGGTCCGATCGCCGTGGGTGGTGCCACCAAGCAGGTCAGCGTGTCCCGCGCGGGCCAGCACGCCAGGGTCACCTTCGACGGCGTCGCCGGGCAGCGGGTCAACCTCGGGCTCAACGGCGCGGCGGACCAGTTCGTCCGACTGGTCAAACCGGACGGCGCGGCGGTGAACTACGGCGATGTCCTGGGCACGGCGGACAGCGTCTCGTACGGCCCGCTGCCGTCGACGGGGACCTACGAGGTCGAGGTGAGTTCCGCGACCAACACCTCCGCGACAACGACCCTGACGTTGTCGGCCCCGGCCGACGCGGGCACGATCACTCCTGGTGGTGCGGCTGCTCTGGTCTCGGTGACCAGGTCTGGTCAAGATGGTCAAGTATCGTTCGCCGGGGTGTCCGGTGATCGGCTGCGGCTGACCTTCAGCGGCAGCACGTTCGCGCTCAAGACTTTCCTGCTCACAGTGTCCAAACCGGACGGGAGCAAGCTGGTCGACCGGGTGTACCGGACCGACCAGAGTCCGTACGATCTGCCGCAACTGCCCGCCGGGGGAACGTACGTGGTGACGGTCGACCCGTCTTCGGCGGGCACGGGTTCGATCTCCGTCGGCCTCGCCAGGGTGCCGTGA
- a CDS encoding XRE family transcriptional regulator → MAPSARSEPLSAMPDPDVSTAADFVDALRRLRAWSGLTYRDLEGKAAANGAVLPPSTTASTLGRSTLPRELFVESFVRACGLADDHAARWVEARRRLAGAAAVTEAPDLDPKRPTRTVLALAVIGALALVGALGLLGARVIGSDQRTSPPSSEVPPVPGLAINEVGSWALIHPSRSPALCVTEGHDESGHYRSEVAVQSRCTALPHTFVEPLGDATVQFQWHHPVHGIGCLTVIGEGDGKDLVEPRDDCVGDKASQRFTLDPVAPGIFRLHVTGTETCLSLRDESLTEGTPLVKAPCSHAQAQRFAVELVQPPF, encoded by the coding sequence GTGGCCCCATCTGCGCGGTCGGAGCCGTTGTCGGCGATGCCCGATCCCGACGTGTCCACCGCCGCGGACTTCGTCGATGCCCTCCGCCGCTTGCGCGCCTGGTCCGGGCTCACCTACCGGGACCTGGAGGGCAAGGCCGCCGCGAACGGCGCTGTACTGCCACCGAGCACCACCGCGTCCACGCTCGGCCGGTCGACCCTGCCCCGTGAGCTGTTCGTGGAGTCGTTCGTTCGTGCTTGCGGCCTCGCCGACGACCACGCGGCCCGCTGGGTCGAGGCCCGGCGGAGGCTGGCCGGTGCGGCAGCGGTGACCGAGGCACCTGATCTCGATCCGAAGCGGCCAACGCGCACCGTCCTGGCGCTCGCCGTCATAGGCGCGCTGGCCTTGGTGGGTGCGCTGGGTCTGCTGGGAGCGAGGGTGATCGGCTCGGACCAGCGGACTTCGCCACCGTCGTCAGAAGTACCGCCGGTCCCTGGCCTGGCGATCAACGAGGTCGGAAGCTGGGCGCTGATCCACCCGTCGCGCAGCCCGGCTTTGTGCGTCACCGAGGGCCATGACGAATCAGGCCACTACAGGTCTGAAGTCGCCGTGCAGAGCCGGTGTACAGCGCTGCCGCACACGTTCGTCGAGCCGCTGGGGGACGCCACCGTGCAGTTCCAGTGGCATCACCCCGTGCACGGCATCGGATGCCTGACCGTCATCGGCGAAGGCGACGGCAAGGACCTGGTCGAACCCCGTGACGACTGCGTCGGGGACAAGGCGTCGCAGCGGTTCACCCTCGACCCGGTGGCGCCGGGCATCTTCCGCTTGCACGTGACCGGCACTGAGACCTGCCTTTCCCTGCGCGACGAGTCACTGACCGAGGGAACGCCACTGGTGAAAGCGCCCTGCTCGCACGCACAGGCGCAACGCTTCGCCGTTGAGCTCGTGCAACCACCGTTCTGA
- a CDS encoding Dyp-type peroxidase, whose amino-acid sequence MTPAAPSTELVALDLTARSRDELATTLRALGPIGTIAVGASLFDGRFGIPRPRGLTPMPSFRSDVLDPAWCHGDLLVQVENGALTEQIPHTRPRWRITGHHQQRNLFGFREGAGNPDPNDPDLMDRHVWVQPGAGEPAWCVGGTYQVVRLIRLAMPTWDREPAHLQEKVFGRHKDSGAPLGAPGEQSDPAYPTDPDGHRIALDAHIRRANPRTPESQAHQILRRSHTYHHSPDDTGQIFTCYQNDIPNGFATIQQRLAGEALEKYLLPYGGGYYFVLPAPSPTDPLGHSMLTA is encoded by the coding sequence GTGACACCTGCAGCACCTTCGACGGAACTGGTGGCCCTGGACCTCACCGCTCGATCTAGGGACGAGCTCGCCACCACCCTGCGCGCTTTGGGTCCAATCGGGACCATCGCGGTGGGGGCATCGTTGTTCGACGGCCGCTTCGGCATCCCGCGGCCTCGTGGACTGACACCGATGCCGTCGTTCCGCAGCGACGTCCTCGACCCCGCCTGGTGCCACGGCGATCTCCTCGTCCAGGTCGAGAACGGGGCGTTGACCGAGCAGATCCCGCACACCCGCCCCCGATGGCGGATCACCGGCCACCACCAGCAGCGCAACCTGTTCGGCTTCCGCGAGGGAGCGGGCAACCCCGACCCGAACGACCCGGACCTGATGGATCGGCACGTGTGGGTCCAGCCAGGTGCCGGTGAACCCGCGTGGTGCGTAGGCGGCACGTACCAGGTCGTCCGCCTGATCAGGCTGGCCATGCCCACCTGGGACCGAGAACCCGCGCACCTGCAGGAGAAGGTCTTCGGCCGCCACAAAGACTCCGGCGCCCCCCTCGGCGCCCCCGGCGAACAATCCGACCCCGCCTACCCCACCGACCCCGACGGCCACCGCATAGCCCTAGACGCCCACATCCGCCGCGCCAACCCCCGAACCCCCGAGTCCCAAGCCCACCAGATCCTCCGCCGCAGCCACACCTACCACCACTCCCCCGACGACACAGGCCAGATCTTCACCTGCTACCAAAACGACATCCCCAACGGCTTCGCCACGATCCAACAACGCCTAGCAGGCGAAGCCCTTGAGAAATACCTCCTCCCCTACGGTGGCGGCTACTACTTCGTCCTCCCCGCCCCCTCCCCCACCGACCCCCTCGGCCACTCCATGCTCACCGCCTAG
- a CDS encoding YbaB/EbfC family nucleoid-associated protein has product MAEPTFGFDGARTEEEIQRWSAGMAAKAERYQVMQQRVTGVTSSASSSDGVVSVVVDSAGAVRSLTFTDGVRAFTGDALTKAVAETMRRAQAGITGQVAEIMRETVGDDPATVEAVVSNYRQRFPEPEPEDAPRRTRRDDQDDDFGDYPFGR; this is encoded by the coding sequence ATGGCGGAACCGACCTTCGGGTTCGACGGGGCGCGGACCGAGGAGGAGATCCAGCGGTGGTCGGCGGGGATGGCCGCCAAGGCGGAGCGGTACCAGGTGATGCAGCAGCGGGTCACCGGCGTCACCTCGTCCGCCTCGTCCAGCGACGGTGTGGTCAGCGTGGTCGTGGACTCCGCGGGGGCCGTGCGGAGCCTGACCTTCACCGACGGTGTCCGCGCGTTCACCGGGGACGCGTTGACCAAGGCGGTCGCAGAGACGATGCGGCGGGCGCAGGCGGGGATCACCGGGCAGGTCGCCGAGATCATGCGGGAGACCGTGGGCGATGACCCGGCGACCGTCGAGGCCGTTGTGTCGAACTACCGGCAGCGGTTCCCCGAACCCGAACCGGAGGACGCGCCTCGGCGCACGCGGCGCGACGACCAGGACGACGACTTCGGCGATTACCCGTTCGGGCGATAG
- a CDS encoding type VII secretion target — protein sequence MDGFTVLDNELTAHMSRLNALGDRLDTALDAANQVTLGTEAYGVICQFFVPVVQAVSQPGTQALGDAAAAVEQMASGVRDTLTGYNNTDRANTRPFTGNLT from the coding sequence ATGGACGGCTTCACCGTCTTGGACAACGAGCTGACGGCGCACATGAGCAGGCTCAACGCGCTGGGTGACCGGTTGGACACCGCGCTCGACGCCGCCAACCAGGTGACTCTGGGGACCGAGGCGTACGGGGTGATCTGCCAGTTCTTCGTGCCGGTGGTGCAGGCGGTCAGCCAGCCGGGCACCCAGGCCCTCGGTGACGCCGCTGCGGCCGTCGAGCAGATGGCGAGCGGGGTGCGCGACACCCTGACCGGCTACAACAACACCGACCGGGCCAACACCCGGCCCTTCACCGGGAACCTCACATGA
- a CDS encoding YwqJ-related putative deaminase yields MTNPLIAERQDSTTGYSGIGIAESAVDLYNGVQNGSWVEGGLGFAGTGLEMLSLAIDPVGTLLQYAVSWLMEHVKPLSDALDWLAGDGDQVAAYAQTWKNVAKATAAVAVDLGAEVANGTGGWTGPAADAYRAFAKDKQDKITAAGTGAETIGTVVEVVGMLVAAVREIVRDLVAECVATLIARIPQWVAEIGGTLGIATPHVVASAVALISKWVARIGDFITKLTRSLQKLRPIMSKLGELWDAIRKALRKGPGGGTSTPSSPDGVNPVRSIPDALDGSPSPDLGTTTPPSTPSTTSSPQGSTAPPTTSTSPSTTTPSSVDAPTGSGTPSTTSTTPSSTTTPSSVDTPGTSTPPTDTGGGTPPGAPPKDPETPSSPSEPPRPIPSDRARGQSMGHLQGELTRDASGRITHVDGQPLSEHLRDLTDRRTDEIRRMKDNGDISAKEHGPVNALAVDTRTGEVFEGVNGRPREVIPEQDLHPVLRERLEQMRENGPYQQYDRDTGQPIMRDGQPWQTEFPHGDNPLRHAEVKAVNEMLWARGPDADASTMSDFRVDNRFPFGKDGPGSAPCCANCHRMLEGTPSNAGRLTYDRGHPDSQFIPE; encoded by the coding sequence ATGACCAATCCCCTGATCGCCGAGCGGCAGGACTCCACCACCGGCTACTCCGGCATAGGCATCGCCGAGTCCGCCGTCGACCTGTACAACGGCGTGCAGAACGGCTCCTGGGTGGAGGGCGGCCTCGGCTTCGCGGGCACCGGCCTGGAGATGCTGTCGCTGGCCATCGACCCGGTCGGGACGCTGCTGCAGTACGCGGTGTCGTGGCTCATGGAGCACGTCAAGCCGCTGTCGGACGCGCTGGACTGGCTGGCAGGCGACGGGGACCAGGTCGCCGCGTACGCCCAGACCTGGAAGAACGTCGCCAAGGCGACGGCCGCGGTCGCCGTGGACCTGGGTGCGGAGGTCGCCAACGGCACTGGCGGCTGGACCGGGCCCGCCGCCGACGCGTACCGGGCGTTCGCCAAGGACAAGCAGGACAAGATCACCGCGGCAGGCACGGGCGCCGAGACGATCGGCACGGTCGTCGAGGTCGTGGGCATGCTGGTGGCCGCGGTCCGCGAGATCGTCCGCGACCTGGTCGCCGAGTGCGTGGCCACGCTGATCGCCCGCATCCCGCAGTGGGTCGCCGAGATCGGCGGCACGCTGGGCATCGCCACCCCGCACGTGGTGGCCTCGGCGGTCGCGCTGATCAGCAAGTGGGTCGCCAGGATCGGCGACTTCATCACCAAGCTGACCCGCTCCCTGCAGAAGCTGCGCCCGATCATGAGCAAGCTGGGCGAGCTCTGGGACGCCATCCGCAAGGCCCTGCGCAAGGGTCCCGGCGGCGGCACCTCGACCCCGTCGTCCCCCGACGGCGTGAACCCGGTCCGCTCCATCCCCGACGCCCTCGACGGCTCCCCCAGCCCGGACCTCGGCACCACCACCCCGCCGAGCACGCCGTCGACCACGTCGTCCCCGCAGGGCTCCACCGCGCCGCCGACGACGAGCACCTCGCCGTCCACCACCACGCCGTCCTCGGTCGACGCCCCCACCGGCTCCGGTACCCCGTCGACGACGAGCACGACGCCGTCGTCGACCACCACCCCGTCCTCAGTCGACACCCCCGGTACCTCGACACCGCCCACCGACACCGGTGGTGGCACACCCCCGGGCGCCCCTCCCAAGGACCCGGAGACACCGTCTTCACCCTCGGAGCCGCCGCGGCCGATCCCGTCCGACCGCGCCCGCGGCCAGAGCATGGGACACCTCCAGGGCGAACTCACGCGCGACGCCAGCGGGCGCATCACCCACGTGGACGGCCAGCCGCTGTCCGAGCACCTGCGCGACCTGACCGACCGGCGCACCGACGAGATCCGCCGCATGAAGGACAACGGCGACATCTCGGCGAAGGAGCACGGCCCGGTCAACGCCCTCGCCGTCGACACCCGGACCGGCGAGGTGTTCGAGGGCGTCAACGGCAGGCCGCGCGAGGTCATCCCCGAGCAGGACCTGCACCCCGTGCTGCGCGAGCGACTGGAGCAGATGCGCGAGAACGGCCCGTACCAGCAGTACGACCGCGACACCGGCCAACCGATCATGCGCGACGGCCAGCCGTGGCAGACCGAGTTCCCGCACGGCGACAACCCGTTGCGGCACGCGGAGGTCAAGGCGGTCAACGAGATGCTGTGGGCGCGCGGCCCCGACGCCGACGCGAGCACCATGTCGGACTTCCGCGTCGACAACCGCTTCCCGTTCGGCAAGGACGGCCCCGGCTCGGCACCGTGCTGCGCCAACTGCCATAGGATGCTGGAGGGAACCCCCAGCAACGCGGGCCGCTTGACGTACGACCGCGGCCACCCCGACAGCCAGTTCATCCCGGAGTGA
- a CDS encoding toxin-antitoxin system YwqK family antitoxin, translated as MSAMRVDYDDVVFEDDLRVTYQGRAFTGEVVEHAPNGAVVALTTYFEGLEDGPSAEWYPTGEPKAEGTVRAGSAVGVHKTWHRNGTIATYDEFTDRGKLTLRRRWDESGTVLEDRSFSA; from the coding sequence GTGAGCGCCATGCGAGTCGACTACGACGACGTCGTCTTCGAAGACGACCTCCGCGTCACCTACCAGGGCCGGGCCTTCACCGGCGAGGTGGTCGAACACGCCCCCAACGGCGCGGTCGTCGCCCTCACCACGTACTTCGAAGGCCTGGAGGACGGCCCTTCAGCGGAGTGGTACCCGACGGGCGAGCCGAAAGCAGAGGGCACGGTCCGCGCGGGCAGCGCGGTCGGCGTCCACAAGACCTGGCACCGCAACGGAACCATCGCCACCTACGACGAGTTCACCGACCGCGGCAAACTCACCCTCCGCCGCCGCTGGGACGAGTCCGGCACCGTCCTCGAAGACCGCTCCTTCTCCGCTTGA
- a CDS encoding MBL fold metallo-hydrolase, with protein MDLYNGTAPGVRELPDVVIEKVSVGAGDNNCYLLRCRSTGQQLMIAAASEPERLLDLCGGRLDIVVTTHQHWDHWRDALPQVVAATGARTYAGAPDAPAIGVPTDVGLGDGDVITCGGFSLTVIRLTGHTPGSVALLYQDPHGHPHLFTGDSLFPGGVGNTFGDASAFDSLYHDVTTKLFDALPDETWVYPGHGRDTTLGAERPSLAEWRSRGW; from the coding sequence GTGGATCTCTACAACGGAACCGCGCCGGGAGTTCGCGAGCTCCCCGACGTGGTCATCGAGAAGGTTTCGGTCGGGGCGGGCGACAACAACTGCTACCTGCTGCGCTGCCGATCAACCGGCCAGCAGCTCATGATCGCCGCCGCCAGCGAGCCCGAGCGGCTGCTTGACCTGTGCGGCGGCCGCCTCGACATCGTGGTCACCACTCACCAGCACTGGGACCACTGGCGTGACGCTCTCCCGCAGGTGGTGGCCGCGACGGGTGCGCGCACGTATGCGGGTGCCCCCGACGCTCCTGCCATTGGTGTTCCCACTGACGTCGGCCTGGGCGACGGCGATGTCATCACCTGCGGCGGGTTCAGCCTCACCGTCATCCGCCTGACCGGCCACACCCCTGGCAGCGTCGCCCTGCTCTACCAAGACCCCCACGGACACCCGCACCTGTTCACCGGCGACTCCCTGTTCCCCGGCGGCGTGGGCAACACCTTCGGCGACGCGTCGGCCTTCGACTCCCTCTACCACGACGTCACCACCAAGCTCTTCGACGCACTGCCGGACGAGACCTGGGTGTACCCGGGCCACGGCCGCGACACCACCCTCGGCGCCGAGCGTCCGTCACTGGCGGAGTGGCGATCCCGCGGCTGGTGA